The Colletotrichum destructivum chromosome 8, complete sequence genome includes the window CAAGCCACCGACCCCCATCCTCCCCCGCGCCGCTCCGCCGCAGTTCCCGTAGGTCAACCCCACTCGgccccgtcccgtccccgAACCACGTCACCAGACAtcgcaccgccgccggcagcaaTTGCGCCAGGCACGCGCGGGTGTCGACGCCGGAACCCctggcgtcctcgtccacgtcGGCCCCCAGTATACTCACGCCGAAACCCGAACCCCTGGATTGGGActccgacggcctcgccctcgtcccatATTCAAGTACCGTGACACCGGCCGCCCAAACGCCCGGGGCGAGGCCGAAACGCAAGCGCAAAGCAACAGGCTACGCCCCGCCGTCGACCTACGCCCACCTCCCGCCGCTGACGGACATCCTCGCCCCCGGACTCCTGGTCCTCTTCGTGGGGCTGAACCCGGGCCTgcgcaccgccgccctcgggcacGCCTACGCGCACCCCTCCAACCTCTTCTGGAAGCTCCTCCACTCCTCGGGCATCACGCCGCGCCTGTGCTCGCCCACCGAGGACCGCGAACTGCCGCGCCTCTACGGCCTGGGTAACACTAACATCGTCTCCCGCCCGAGCCGCAATGGCGCCGAGCTGTCCAAGGCGGAGatggacgagggcgtcgacgtgtTAGAGGACAAGATCAGAGGCTGCCGCCCCGAGGTGGTCTGCGTCGTTGGCAAGGGGATCTGGGAGAGCATCTGGCGCGTCAGGCACGGGAGGGGGATCCGGAAGGAGGAGTTTCGGTACGGTTGGCAAGACGAGGGGGAGAGCATGGGCGTTGTCGTCAagcgggaggaggaaggtGGCGGTGAGGCGCCAAACGATGCATGGGCTGGAGCGAGGGTGTTTGTTGCTACGAGCACGAGCGGGCTGGCTGCTACGCTTCGTCCGGCAGAAAAGGAGAGAATTTGGAGAGAGTTGGGAGAGTGGTGTGAGATGAGACGGGCTCAGAAGAGCACAAGGGGTGGGTGAAGACTATTTACAATGCATGAACCGACTGCTAAACTGTGGGACCATGTGATTTGATTCACCGCTTGGCGCAAATGAACGACTATATAACGTAGATGTACGTTACTTAATCAACATACAGCTGCACCACGAGGTTTCTTGCTCATGTTTGCAAACTTAATGTT containing:
- a CDS encoding Putative uracil-DNA glycosylase, uracil DNA glycosylase family 2 gives rise to the protein MESPFFGQEPEPKAASFQGRLQLQEYMFSPTAPPPPGGGSPLLPAKPSHRPPSSPAPLRRSSRRSTPLGPVPSPNHVTRHRTAAGSNCARHARVSTPEPLASSSTSAPSILTPKPEPLDWDSDGLALVPYSSTVTPAAQTPGARPKRKRKATGYAPPSTYAHLPPLTDILAPGLLVLFVGLNPGLRTAALGHAYAHPSNLFWKLLHSSGITPRLCSPTEDRELPRLYGLGNTNIVSRPSRNGAELSKAEMDEGVDVLEDKIRGCRPEVVCVVGKGIWESIWRVRHGRGIRKEEFRYGWQDEGESMGVVVKREEEGGGEAPNDAWAGARVFVATSTSGLAATLRPAEKERIWRELGEWCEMRRAQKSTRGG